In Zingiber officinale cultivar Zhangliang chromosome 11B, Zo_v1.1, whole genome shotgun sequence, a single window of DNA contains:
- the LOC122034647 gene encoding RING-H2 finger protein ATL16-like, with translation MTSPFSSVAGFPVVAVSIVGILATSLLLLGYYVFVTKCGLNGQEGARRHGGTASGRQLGLDESTIRAIPTVRYRQFLAGPGECAVCLSGFREQERIRLLPACLHVFHIDCVDTWLQSNANCPLCRASVTATAPVEPLAAAAMARRFGRETGGEAGEQRKAAELFASRGDEWIGAGKKDEALRAQPMRRSLSMDSSTDARLHVALRQGSRAENDGAGGGILRRSLFSFGRSSCGSVLPL, from the coding sequence ATGACGTCGCCTTTTTCCTCCGTCGCCGGCTTCCCCGTCGTCGCCGTGTCCATCGTCGGAATCCTCGCCACCTCACTCCTCCTCCTCGGCTACTACGTCTTCGTGACCAAGTGCGGCCTCAACGGGCAAGAGGGTGCCCGGCGGCATGGCGGCACCGCCTCTGGCAGACAACTCGGCCTCGACGAGTCCACCATTCGCGCGATCCCGACGGTGAGGTACAGGCAGTTCCTCGCCGGACCCGGCGAGTGCGCCGTCTGCCTCAGCGGGTTCCGAGAGCAGGAGAGGATCCGGTTGCTGCCCGCCTGCCTCCACGTCTTCCACATTGATTGCGTCGACACCTGGCTCCAATCCAACGCCAATTGCCCGCTCTGCAGGGCGAGCGTCACCGCGACGGCGCCCGTCGAGCCTCTCGCTGCCGCGGCGATGGCTCGCCGCTTCGGTCGCGAAACGGGAGGCGAAGCGGGGGAGCAGAGGAAGGCGGCAGAGTTGTTCGCGAGCAGGGGAGACGAGTGGATCGGCGCCGGGAAGAAGGATGAAGCGCTGCGCGCGCAGCCGATGCGGAGGTCACTCTCGATGGATTCTTCGACGGATGCGCGCCTACACGTGGCACTGCGGCAGGGCTCGCGCGCGGAAAACGATGGCGCGGGCGGCGGCATATTGCGACGATCTCTGTTCTCATTCGGCCGGAGTTCCTGCGGCTCCGTTCTTCCTCTGTGA